A region of Cryptococcus decagattii chromosome 3, complete sequence DNA encodes the following proteins:
- a CDS encoding E3 ubiquitin-protein ligase RBX1: MEIDQVTNPGKLAAENDKKPRFEVKKWNAVALWAWDIAVDNCAICKSHIMDLCMDCQANQGAESENGCTVAWGICNHAFHFHCISRWLKTRQVCPLDNRQWELQKYGR; the protein is encoded by the exons ATGGAAATCGACCAAGTAACAAACCCAGGAAAGTTAGCCGCCGAAAATGACAAGAAGCCGAGATTCgaggtgaagaag TGGAATGCTGTTGCTCTTTGGGCATGGG ACATTGCTGTTGACAATTGTGCTATTTGCAAGAGCCATATCATGGACCTCTGCATGGATTGCCAGGCCAATCAAGGTGCAGAGAGCGAAAACG GGTGTACTGTAGCATGGGGTATCTGTAAT CATGCTTTCCACTTTCACTGCATCTCTAGATGGCTCAAAACTAGACAAG TATGCCCTCTTGATAA CCGACAATGGGAACTTCAGAAGTACGGTCGCTAG